GGCCCTGGAAGTCGAAGAGGCCTGACGGCGTTTCCGGGACGGACCTGAATATGAGCGCGGCTGGGCCTTATGCAAGAAGCGGTTCCTCGCGCAGGGTCCATTCCGGCCGGACCACCCGGATAGCCATAGACGCCATGGGGGGGGACAACGCCCCCGGCGTCAACATAGACGGCGCCATCATGGCCGTCCGGTCCATCGAGGACATAGAGATAGTCCTTGTGGGGGACGAGGCCACAATCCGCAAGGAATTTGCCAGGCGCTCCTTTTCCCACCCCTCCGTAATCATCGAGCACGCCGGAGAAGTTGTCCGCATGGACGAATCGCCTTCGGTGGCTTTGCGCAAAAAGAGAAACTCCTCCATGCATGTGGGGATCACCATGGTCCGTGACAAGCAGGTGGACGCCTTCATATCCGCCGGCAACACAGGGGCGGTGATGGCCATCGCCGCCGTGATACTCCGGACGCTGGAGGGGATAGACAGGGCGGCCATAGCCGTGCAGCTTCCCACAGTAAAGGGGCACACTGTGCTGCTGGACGCGGGCGCCAATGTCACCTGCAAGGCGGCGCATCTTTACCAGTTCGGCATAATGGGCTCCATCTATGCCCAGTACGCGCTCGGGGACGTGCGTCCCACAGTGGGGATACTGTCCATCGGCGAGGAAGAGACCAAGGGCAACGATGTCACCCGCGAGGCGTTTGAGCTTCTGGCCAAGAGCGACCTTAATTTCATCGGCAACGTGGAGGCCAAGCTCCTTTACAAGGGGGTCTCCGATGTGGTGGTGTGCGACGGGTTCACCGGCAACATAGCGCTGAAGATATCCGAGTCCCTGGCGGAGATGATCTCCACCTTCCTGCGCGGGATGTTCGCCACCAACTGGCGCACAAAGCTGGGATACATGCTCGTAAAGCCGTTTTTGGCTGCGATG
This region of Nitrospinota bacterium genomic DNA includes:
- the plsX gene encoding phosphate acyltransferase PlsX, giving the protein MSAAGPYARSGSSRRVHSGRTTRIAIDAMGGDNAPGVNIDGAIMAVRSIEDIEIVLVGDEATIRKEFARRSFSHPSVIIEHAGEVVRMDESPSVALRKKRNSSMHVGITMVRDKQVDAFISAGNTGAVMAIAAVILRTLEGIDRAAIAVQLPTVKGHTVLLDAGANVTCKAAHLYQFGIMGSIYAQYALGDVRPTVGILSIGEEETKGNDVTREAFELLAKSDLNFIGNVEAKLLYKGVSDVVVCDGFTGNIALKISESLAEMISTFLRGMFATNWRTKLGYMLVKPFLAAMKKRVDHAEVGGAPLLGIDGAVFISHGSSEPRAIRNGIYAAKRFVTGDVNGHIRECLAQNLHILDPKALESGGKPGFFERMKNKMGLGGREGD